GTTCGTCAAATTGAGATAGCTGTCCTTCGATGCGACCGGACCGATGCAGTAAGCCTCGTCGGCAAGCCGCACATGAAGCGATTCGCGGTCCGCTTCGGAGTAAACGGCGACCGTCTGAATGCCGAGCTCGCGGCAGGCGCGGATGATCCTAACGGCGATTTCGCCCCGGTTGGCAATAAGAATTTTACTGAATTTCAATGCGGAGGCTCCTCTCGCGAAATAAACTTATTCCGGTTTAACCAGAAACAGCGGCTGCCCGAATTCGACGAGCTGTCCGTTCTCGACGAGAATGTCGACGATTTCGCCGCGCACCTCGGCTTCCAGCTCGTTCATGAGCTTCATTGCTTCGAGGATGCACACGACCGTTTTCTCGCCTATGCGGTCGCCGATATTGACAAACGGGTCGGCATCCGGCGACGAAGCGCGGTAAAAGGTGCCGACCATCGGCGATACGATTTGCAGGACGTTGTCGGCTTTCTCCGCAGGCCGGGAAACGGCGGGCTCTGCGGCAGCCTGAACCGCCGCTGCGGCAGCGGGCGCCTCCGGTATATATGTGGGAACGACGGGCGCAGCCTGCACATTCACCGCCTCGGCTTTGCCGGGCTTGCGGATGAACAGCCTTGCGCCTTCATTTTCGATTTCGAGTTCATGTACGGAAGTTTGATCGACCAGCTTGATCAATTCTTTAATCTCGCTAAGCTTGAACACTCGTTTCACTCCTAAAAGTTGTTTGCGATCTTCTCCGCTATGCGCCGCACGCTTCGGGAGCAGGGCCTTTTGCGGCTGCGGTTCTCCCGCAAGCATGCCGCGAACGGGCAAATCCCGCCTCCCGTGCATGCGCTTACCAAAACTTGCACATAACAGTCCCATTATAGCATAAACGCGGACGAACACGAACTCCAATTTAACATGTCCTTCATATGAGAAAATACGGAAGTCGCTTTCTACTGGCGGAGGAACAAGATTTCCCCAGAATTCGATTGCGTAAGGAAGACGAAAAGCTAATTTTTTCTGCCGCTCTAAGAAGAAACGGCCGGCGCCGTCCATTGACGGCGAAGCCGGGAGATAGCATAAAGCATGGGCGGAATTTTATATTTTGGATCGCCCGAAAAAAAGCCCCGCAGCCGCTGACCGCGGCCGCGGGGCGCCGGCCTCGCCGCTTAAGGAAGGTACTGCACCGAAACCTGGTCCGCCGTCGCGCCAAGCTCCTTCACGACCTTCATGACGATGCTGTCCGCCTGGCTGCGGTCCAGCTTGTCGCTTTGGACGACAACGCGGTAGCGGTTATTCTCCTCGGTGACGACCGCGTTTTTGTACTGCTTCGTCAGCTCTTCCTCGAGCGCGGTGACTTTCGTGTTTTTGTCCTCCAGCTGATCCAGCTGCTCGACCGCTTTATTCGCCGCAGTGGCATTCGCCTTGGGATCCGTCGTCGCGCCCATCAGCTGGTTGTATTCGTTATAGAACTGCTGATCGCGCTTCTCCTGCAGCTGGTTGAACGTATTGTCGCCGGCGTTCGAAGAGGCGTATTCGTCCAGCACCTGCTGGTCGTCCTTCGAAACGGCCTGATCATTCTGGGCGGAGTCTGCAGCCGCGCTATTAGCCGACGATGCGTCCGACGTTTGCGCAACATCCGTCACGTTGATGCCGTTCGGATCCAGCGTGCCGCCGG
This genomic window from Paenibacillus humicola contains:
- the accB gene encoding acetyl-CoA carboxylase biotin carboxyl carrier protein; the protein is MFKLSEIKELIKLVDQTSVHELEIENEGARLFIRKPGKAEAVNVQAAPVVPTYIPEAPAAAAAVQAAAEPAVSRPAEKADNVLQIVSPMVGTFYRASSPDADPFVNIGDRIGEKTVVCILEAMKLMNELEAEVRGEIVDILVENGQLVEFGQPLFLVKPE
- a CDS encoding SpoIIIAH-like family protein, yielding MNTKRQTVWLVSMLSLMVILSAYYLFTEDTTPSPDLLTDGTKQEQKAQNGATEASGGTLDPNGINVTDVAQTSDASSANSAAADSAQNDQAVSKDDQQVLDEYASSNAGDNTFNQLQEKRDQQFYNEYNQLMGATTDPKANATAANKAVEQLDQLEDKNTKVTALEEELTKQYKNAVVTEENNRYRVVVQSDKLDRSQADSIVMKVVKELGATADQVSVQYLP